The Novipirellula caenicola genome includes a region encoding these proteins:
- a CDS encoding dockerin type I domain-containing protein, which produces MFRAPANRRRKRSAHRRAARFQQLEKRNLLAAAPLGATELDTGEFLLGRVAVTPIFFESDGSIDAQSQNWTPTEIDEMLAKISEGVNWWAETLDGFDSVHSLEFVIDDTYAKNPVETPYELIDRNSEGFELALSGFMDSLDYPGSSALQNAVLAFNHDQREKLATDWSFTIVVVDSSDDINPSTGQHDGFFAPGGYFSGAFAFSGGLFMVTLSTRPASTITHEMGHIFWARDEYPGAGSWTDRRGYYNTQNLNASDNPTGGFVQEDSIMRGGYPLSVAYENHTSPASTLAMVGWQDSDNDGIFDVADVPLNLQGVGYFDASTSTYHFDGTANAVALANQNSEGPQSDITLNRVSELQYRLDGGAWIVASTPDQQVVDFDLQIVIDQAFSTIDWRAIDVNTTVTSNIVEGTIKSPAISAASITGYVFLDEDDNSIRAGSEPLMSNVSATLRNADGTPLFSGEVHANELPDGYIASGNVTGVTLTNQGFSYQRQLGVFESPIASNQKFFQSFDAQVIVWSEQWNANNVFIAKFDQDVGEVNLQIWGANAGSVSYGRIEAYDRNGQLIKRVTSDAVSYGKSTELTIQDAGGEIAEIRAFGHANSSIAISDLSFGFDDQITTNGSGALQFSHLPDGDYVLELAATKLIYAFDDPAPAIQVTNGASDDVVVIASRVTSPRHNANMPGDVNRDQIVTAQDALVIINDLNINRPRTLGASETAGPSIDVNNDGDVTALDALLVINALSSNGNADGTDSGGTDSDGESELGEGEAKTSELAAEQDSGAQQNSQAEQGFEPSIASRDRALAQWPSHVRAAADAPPLEFSPDRVAGDALERSGVKKLNTPPMMVPSVEPSKILPMSEEISEKFPQNLVVNEKSLSTMGSESMELGSLTGTDPPLSTPAI; this is translated from the coding sequence ATGTTTCGTGCTCCTGCAAATCGACGACGAAAGCGTTCGGCACACCGCCGAGCCGCTCGTTTTCAGCAGCTGGAAAAGCGAAACTTGCTAGCAGCAGCCCCCTTGGGAGCAACAGAGCTCGATACTGGTGAATTTCTGCTTGGCCGGGTCGCGGTCACGCCTATCTTTTTCGAGAGCGACGGCAGTATTGATGCCCAGTCCCAAAACTGGACGCCAACTGAAATCGACGAGATGCTGGCCAAGATCAGCGAAGGGGTGAATTGGTGGGCCGAGACCCTTGATGGGTTTGATAGCGTCCATTCGCTCGAATTCGTGATCGACGATACTTACGCCAAGAACCCGGTCGAAACCCCGTACGAGCTGATCGATCGCAATAGCGAGGGTTTTGAACTGGCCTTGAGCGGATTTATGGATTCGCTTGACTACCCCGGATCGTCCGCACTGCAAAACGCGGTTTTGGCGTTCAACCACGACCAGCGAGAGAAGCTGGCGACCGATTGGTCCTTTACCATCGTCGTCGTCGATTCGTCGGATGATATCAATCCGTCCACCGGCCAACACGATGGCTTCTTCGCTCCCGGCGGTTACTTTTCGGGGGCGTTTGCCTTTTCAGGTGGCTTGTTTATGGTCACGCTGTCGACCCGTCCGGCATCGACTATCACCCACGAAATGGGACACATCTTCTGGGCTCGCGACGAGTACCCCGGTGCTGGATCGTGGACCGATCGACGCGGCTACTACAACACTCAGAATTTAAATGCGTCGGATAACCCCACGGGCGGATTTGTCCAAGAAGACAGCATCATGCGAGGCGGTTATCCGCTCTCCGTCGCCTACGAAAACCACACCAGCCCCGCTTCGACGCTGGCAATGGTCGGTTGGCAGGACAGCGACAATGATGGCATTTTTGACGTTGCCGATGTACCGCTAAATCTTCAGGGCGTGGGTTACTTTGATGCCTCGACCTCTACCTACCATTTTGATGGCACGGCCAATGCCGTCGCGCTTGCAAACCAAAACTCCGAAGGGCCGCAAAGCGACATCACCTTGAATCGGGTCAGCGAACTGCAATACCGGCTCGATGGGGGTGCTTGGATTGTTGCGTCGACCCCCGATCAACAGGTCGTCGATTTTGATTTGCAGATCGTGATTGACCAAGCGTTTTCGACCATCGATTGGCGGGCCATCGACGTCAACACCACCGTGACCAGCAACATCGTCGAGGGGACCATCAAGTCGCCTGCGATTTCCGCCGCCAGTATCACCGGGTATGTTTTTCTAGACGAAGATGACAACTCGATCCGTGCTGGATCAGAGCCGTTGATGAGCAACGTCTCGGCAACGCTGCGAAATGCGGATGGAACTCCGTTGTTTTCCGGTGAAGTGCATGCGAACGAGCTGCCTGATGGCTATATCGCTAGTGGCAACGTTACCGGTGTCACGTTGACCAACCAGGGTTTTTCGTACCAACGCCAGCTCGGCGTGTTCGAGTCACCGATTGCTAGCAACCAGAAGTTCTTTCAGTCGTTCGACGCACAGGTCATCGTGTGGAGCGAGCAGTGGAACGCAAACAATGTTTTCATTGCTAAATTCGACCAAGACGTTGGTGAAGTGAACCTGCAGATTTGGGGTGCCAACGCAGGATCGGTTAGCTACGGGCGTATCGAAGCGTACGATCGCAACGGACAACTGATCAAACGGGTGACCAGCGACGCGGTTTCCTACGGCAAATCGACCGAGCTGACTATCCAGGACGCAGGGGGCGAAATCGCCGAGATTCGTGCGTTCGGACATGCGAATTCCTCGATTGCCATCTCGGACCTGAGCTTTGGATTTGACGATCAAATCACGACCAACGGATCGGGAGCGTTGCAGTTCAGTCATCTTCCCGATGGGGACTACGTGCTAGAGCTTGCGGCGACAAAATTGATCTACGCGTTCGACGATCCGGCCCCTGCAATTCAGGTGACCAATGGTGCAAGCGACGATGTGGTGGTCATCGCCAGCCGCGTCACCAGCCCTCGACACAACGCCAATATGCCGGGAGACGTGAACCGAGACCAAATCGTCACCGCGCAAGACGCGTTGGTGATCATCAACGATTTAAACATCAATCGACCGCGAACGCTTGGTGCTAGCGAAACCGCGGGCCCGTCGATTGATGTCAACAACGATGGGGATGTCACCGCGTTGGACGCGTTATTGGTGATCAATGCGCTGTCATCCAACGGAAACGCGGACGGCACGGATTCGGGCGGCACGGATTCGGACGGCGAGTCAGAGTTGGGCGAAGGCGAAGCGAAAACAAGCGAGCTAGCTGCCGAGCAAGATTCGGGAGCCCAGCAAAATTCGCAAGCCGAGCAAGGGTTTGAGCCATCCATTGCCTCTCGAGACCGAGCGCTCGCCCAGTGGCCAAGCCACGTTCGCGCGGCTGCGGACGCCCCCCCGCTGGAATTTTCCCCGGATCGCGTCGCTGGCGACGCTCTGGAACGCTCCGGCGTCAAAAAACTCAATACCCCACCAATGATGGTACCGTCTGTGGAACCGAGCAAAATACTTCCTATGTCCGAAGAAATCTCCGAAAAGTTCCCCCAGAATTTAGTTGTCAATGAAAAGTCGCTAAGCACAATGGGGTCCGAGTCGATGGAACTGGGCTCCTTGACTGGAACCGATCCCCCCTTATCGACCCCCGCAATCTGA